A window of Clostridium botulinum BKT015925 contains these coding sequences:
- a CDS encoding tyrosine-protein phosphatase: MIDMHCHILPGIDDGSKDVDMSIKMLKIAEEDGIDKIIATPHFYRGHFENEYQDVVKKVEELNKIAYENKINVKIFPGQEIYIGKYTLKYYKEGKIKGLNNSNYMLIEFAMMDYPKDALDIIYELKVQGVKPIIAHPERYMYVQDDLSILNDFIKEECYFQVNAGSINGVFGKKVQKTSMKFIKNNICDFIASDAHTTGRRSPKLKKALMTVHNENKSIYEKIVANNSKLLNGDKLCYVNEQIKEKPSFFRIFRRK; the protein is encoded by the coding sequence ATGATAGACATGCATTGTCATATACTTCCTGGTATTGATGATGGTTCTAAAGATGTTGATATGTCGATTAAGATGCTAAAAATAGCGGAGGAGGATGGTATAGATAAAATAATTGCCACTCCTCATTTTTATAGAGGACATTTTGAAAATGAATATCAGGATGTAGTAAAAAAAGTAGAAGAATTAAATAAAATAGCTTACGAAAACAAGATTAACGTAAAGATATTTCCTGGGCAAGAAATTTATATAGGTAAATACACGCTTAAGTATTATAAAGAAGGAAAAATAAAAGGACTTAATAATAGTAACTATATGTTAATTGAGTTTGCCATGATGGATTATCCAAAGGATGCACTAGATATAATATACGAATTAAAGGTACAAGGAGTTAAACCAATAATAGCTCATCCAGAAAGGTATATGTATGTACAGGATGATTTATCTATTTTAAATGATTTTATAAAAGAAGAATGTTATTTTCAGGTTAATGCAGGAAGTATAAATGGAGTCTTTGGAAAGAAGGTTCAAAAAACTTCAATGAAGTTTATAAAAAATAATATTTGCGATTTTATAGCATCAGATGCTCACACAACAGGAAGAAGATCACCAAAATTAAAGAAAGCTTTAATGACAGTACATAATGAAAATAAAAGTATTTATGAGAAAATAGTTGCAAATAATTCCAAGTTGTTAAATGGTGATAAACTTTGTTATGTAAATGAGCAAATTAAAGAGAAACCAAGTTTTTTTAGGATTTTTAGGAGAAAGTGA